The genomic interval TACTTTGACGTATTTGATCGTCCCGAGAGAGTGGCCACCTGTGACTGCGAAAGCAGTCATGCTCCATCGCTGCGGCAAACCATGCTCATGCTCGCCGATGACACGCTGTTGAAACGCATCCAAGATGGGATCGCAGTTGAATTGGCTCGCATGAGCAAGAATCGGAAGCTCGTGGAGCAACTTTTTCTCACCACGCTGTCTCGTCCACCCACAAAAGACGAACGCAAGTCGGCGGTCAAACATTTGCGTGAAGCGAAGGACCGTATCGAAGCGGTCGCCGATTTGACCTGGAGTCTCATGACGACGCGCGAGTTCTACACCAACCACTGAAACCAGCCAATCACCTGCGGGGAAACGCCGATGAGTTTGAATGTCAAAATCTCACGTCGAAGTGCTCTCTACGTTGGGACGACGGCGGTGTTCGGACACCAACTGTCCGCCGCCGTTTCGGCCCTCGCTGCGAACAGGTCGGGGAAAGCCAAGAATGTGATCCTGCTGTGGCTTGATGGCGGTCCATCAACGATCGACATGTGGGATCTAAAACCCGATGCACCTGATCAGATTCGGGGCGAATTCAAACCGATCCCAACCAGTGCATCGGGAGTTCAGATCTGCGAGCATTTTCCAGAACTCGCCAAGGTCATGGATCGATGTTTACTGATCCGAAGCATCACGCACAGCATCCCTGCTCATGGGCCGGGGACGCAGTACCTGATGACCGGCCGGTTGCCTTCCGCTGCGCTGCAGCACCCTTCTGTCGGATCGCTGGTTGCAAGCCAACTTTCCGACGATCGAGCTTCCCTTCCTCCTTACGTGACGTTTGCCGCCCCACAAGGAGCCGGAGCGGGCTTCCTCGGGTCGGCTTGGAATCCCTTTGATCTGGACGCTGACGCTCGGGAACTGCCTCGTGGGGTCTCGTTGAATCGTAGTGACGATGCCAGTGACGCGGAAAGGCAACTCAAGCAGTTTCAAAAGCGACTGGCTCTTCGTAAACAGTTCGACTCCGGATTTGATCGGCTCAATCAAGACGAAGTCGTCGAGGGGCTGAATCGTTTTTCACAACAAGCCATCGACGTGCTCTCAAAAGACTCGGTTCGCGGTGCGCTTGATTTGGAAAAAGAAAACGCCACGCGGCGTGACAGGTTTGGCGCAGGGAGTTTGGGACGCAACTCACTTCGAGCCTGTCGGCTGATCGAAGCCGGTGCTCGATTCGTGACCGTTACGTTCGGTGGTTGGGACACGCATCAAGGTAATTTCACAGCGCTTCGCCAGAACTTGCTTCCGCAGTTGGACAAGACGCTTTCGGTGCTGATCCTAGACTTGGAGGAGCGTGGTCTTTTGGACTCAACCATTGTTCATTGCGTTGGTGAGTTTGGTCGGACCCCCGTCGTCAATGGTGGCGGCGGTCGTGATCACCACTCACTCGCGATGACGGCCCTGCTCGCCGGTGGCGGATTCCCCGCCGGATCAATCATTGGGGCAACGGACCAGGAGGGTTACGAGCCGATCGAATCCCCCTGTTCGCCCACGAAGCTAACGGCGACGATTCTTCATCAGCTCGGCATCGACGGAAACACACAAGTACAGACACCCTCCGGCCGAAACGTCCGTCTTATTCCCGAGGCGGTCACTCCGCTAGCCCGGATCATTCATTAGCCGGCACGCGATAGCGTCCGGTTCCCGATTACAGGTGTAAGAACCGGACGCTATCGCGTGGCGGCTGATATGCGCAACCTGTTTTCGTGCCAATCCGCGTAAACCGTTTCTTGCAAACGTATTGCGAAGACTGTAGTGAGTCGCATGAATAATCCGAGCTAGATCTCAGCTAGAGGCATCCCCGGCGATGCTTTTTGGCGGGCGTGCCGATATTCACCTATTCGACGTTTTGCCCTACAATGCCGATCCCCTAGGGGGCGGTAGCTCAGTTGGTTAGAGCAGGGCACTCATAATGCCTGGGTCGCGGGTTCAAGTCCTGCCCGCCCTATTACTTCTGATTCCGTCATGATGCCGACTTTCGGCATCGCGGCGGCTCTTGATCATCTGCCTTTCTCCGGCCAGTCAGGCAAGAGTGCCCGGCCTACAGCGATTGAATTCCCCCCGCTAAGTCAATCAACAAGCTGCTCGACCAGTCTGAGAGATTTTTCTTGGGAAATATCAGTTTCCTTGTCCCCGATGATGGCGCTTCATTTCGGTAATCTCTTGTGGGACCTCCCGCTCAGTTCATGTCGCAACCTCAAGCTGATTTCCAGTGAACTCCGGTCAGGACGAATGCGTGGATGAAAACGCTGCACTTTCCAAGATGATCAGCCCGATCAAGGACCGAATGTTTGCCACCGTTTGGCGTATCCTACGACACCCTCAGGATGCCGAGGACGCTTTGCAAAACGCTTTGGTTGCTGTCTGGCGACGTCAAGCTCAGGTGAAAATGCATCCTGCTCCACAGGCCCTTATTCTTCGAATCTGTGCGGATGCCGCGATCGATCTATTCCGTCGCCGTCGCATGGATCACGTCGATGTGAATCTATTCGAAGGTCGCCTCACAAGTGATGATTTGCTGCCTCTGGAGAACTTGGTCAGAGACGAACGACTCGACAACGTAATGGCAGCGATCTCAAGGCTGTCGCCTCATCAGGCCACTGCGATTGTCATGAAATACATTCAAGCAGAACCTCACGCCCAAATTGCCGAGGCGCTCGATTGTTCGATTGAGACGGTTCGCGAGCACCTTTCTCGTGGACGAACACGGCTTGAACGAATGCTGGCGAACTTAGGATCTGATCCATTGCCAAGGAAAGTCACTTCACCCAATTGTCGGGAGAACAAAGATGAATGAAAACGACATCAACCGAACAAACGCCGACGTTCTATTGAAGCCGTTTTCACAAATCGCTGTACCGCCTGATGTTGTCCAGCGGCTAGATGCATGCTGCGATGAGTTCTTCAAAGAATCCAAGAGAGAGGGCAATGTCATGCATCGCAATGGATTGATGAAAGCACTCTTTCATCACGCGACAATCAGCGTACTTTCCCTCAGCGTGTGCGTATTGTTCGTCGCCGGTTGGTTCGTGTTCAGTTTTGGGGCACCGTCAAGAGCTTTTGCACAAGTGAGGGAGGCGGTTCAGAATATGCAGAACGCCATCATCACCTATGAAAACCCAAATCAGCCAGAACAGAACATGAAGGTTTACCTTCTCAAGTCCGGGGCGTTTCGACAGGAATTTAGCAATGGACTGGTAAGGATATGCAGCCCCGATGGAGAACGTTGCCTGGGCTTAGAAACAGACTCCAAGACAGCGTGGTATTCAACGGTCGAGGGTCAATCGGATGCATGGTATCCGATTCGCAAAATCATGGACGCGACGCGATCAGGCATTCAATCACTTGGAACTCGCGAAGGGGGATCACACAGAGGATTTCTTGTCGAAAGTGAATCAGAACCGATCCGTCTTGAGATTTGGGTGGATGTCGAGACTGATTTACCAGTCGAAGTCGTTGAATCGCCCGCCACGCCAGACGATCCGCTTTACTCACATCGGCATTCAACGTTGCGATTCAAGTTCAACCGTGACATTGCCAGGGAGCTGCTCAGCCTGACTCCGCCAGAAGGCTACCGCCTAGTCAATAGTGGACCGAGCGTTCCGATGCCGGAGGTTCCGCACGGGATTGACATGCGAAAACTGGAACTCAAACCCGGACTCGGAATGGGCGGACTCACCTGGGGGGATGATTTGGGTGCCGCGAAGAAGCAAATTGGGCCGCCGAGCGAAGTGAATTACTGCTACACGATTGATGGTCAAAGGTTTCAATCCAGAACGAAGCCAGATGATGCATCCATCGACTACATTCTCGCTGAGTTTGACGCACTTGGACTCACCCTAAATTTTCGAGAGGGTGGCGGATTGTTTTCCGTCGCCGTGGAATCAGGGATTCCTGACGCTGGAGTCCGCAGCTTTCCGGGGAAGACAAGTGAAAACATTTCGATCGGGGATTCGTTCGATCAGATTCTTGAGGCATACGGAAAACCGACTCGTTTCAGAGGACCGGCCAAGTCTCCTTTCGCTGTCATTTACCAGAACTTGGGAGTTGCATTCGTTTTGGAAGAAGGTCAAGTAACAGGGATATTGGTCACGGAGAAGGAATCAAAGTAAATCGGGCGAAACGAAATAACCCTAATCCGACCGAAATCATTAGAGAGACTTGAGATCATGGTGACGGGCGCGAGCTACTTGCCTTCCTCTGGCCAGTCGTCGGTGCGGAAGGGGGAGGCGGGGAGGTCGGCTGCGTTGTACAGGCTGATCACGGGGTTGGCTGCCCAGGCGTAGCGGACGGCGACCGGCTGGTCGATCTTGCTGCTGCTGACGATCACTTTGTCGCCCGCGATATTGGCGTCCGCCCAAACGAATTTCTTGTCCTCGCCGCAGATCGCAAATCCGGTGACTTGATCGGTGCTGGATTTCAAGCCGTCTGCGTTCTCGAATTCGATCACCACTTTGTTTCCGTCGATCGACGAGGACTTGTAAACCGGCCCCATGGGGATCAGGTCGCGGCCGTACACGTCTGCTAGTGCCCACTGGGCCAAACGATAGCCGACGGTTTGTTTGTCTTTGGGGTGAATGTCTTTTTCTTCACCGACATCAATGGTGATCGCCATACCTGTGTGGGGCAGCGACAAGGTTTTCATCATGCCCTCTTGGACCAGTGTCCAACCGTTGGTCTCGGAGGGTTCTTTTTGTGGGGCGCGAAAGTTCGGCAGTTGCACCCAAGCGAAGGGAAAGTTGCCTTGCCCCCAACGTGCCCGCCAATCGTTGATCAAGGTTTGCAGTTGGACCCCGTAGAGGTGCGAGAAGCCACGTCCGGAGCTGTTTTCTCCTTGGTACCAGATCGCGCCCTTGATGGTGTAGCCCACGATGGGATTGATTTTGCCGTTGAACAGATTGGAGGGGTAGTTGCGATCATTTCGTGGGCGGGAGGCAAGCGACGGCTTTCGTGGGGGCTTTGCGCCGTCCTGCTTGGCTTGTTGAACTTTTCTTTCGTAGGCTTTCATCGCTCGTTCGTAGTTGGCCTTGGCGGTCTCTGCATCGTACTTGGCGTCGTCTGCGTTCCAGGCATCCAAGCGAGGCTTGATTGCTTCGACGGCCGATTGCGCGGGCATGCTGGTCCACGATTCGACCGAAGTGCCGCCGACCGACGAGTTGATCAAGCCGATGGGAACGCCGAGTTCGTGATGCAATCGCTTGCCAAAGAAATAAGCGGTTGCGGAAAAACCCCCGACGGTTTGCGGGCTGCAAATCGTCCAGTTGCCTTGGCAAGTTTCTTGCGGTTGCGTGGCGTGCCCGGAGTCGACTTTGAACATGCGGATTTGGGGCAAGTCGGCTGCGGCGGCTTCTTTTTCGAAATCTCTTGCACGGCTGACCGTCATCGCCATGTTGGACTGACCCGAGCAGAGCCAGACCTCACCGACGAGGATGTCTTGGATGGTTTGTTGGGAGCCATCGCCGGCGATCGTCATCTGGTAAGGCCCGCCGACCGGGGGCGGATCAATTTGCACTTTCCATCGGCCTTGATCGTCAGCCGTTGCGGTCGCCTTGTGGTCTGAGATTTGTACCGTGATCTCGCTGCCGGCGGTCGCCCAGCCCCACACCGTTGCGTCTTCATCGCGTTGCAAGACCATGGAGTCGTTGATCGGTGCAGCAAGCTTGAGTTCGGCCTGCGAAAACGTTGCGCAGCCGAGCACCAGTGCAGCGGCGAGACAGAAACGGTGGATCATGATGAGTGACCGGTGGGCAGGAAGGATAGATTGCTGGTAGGTGGGGGAATCTCATTGTAATCTATGCGTGACGGATCGAGGCATTGATGGCTCTTGATAAGCTACGGGGACGATGATCTGGTGTTTGTTTCTTTCACAAGGCGGTTTTGATGGAGTCCCAGGCGAGCGAGCAAGCAGAGACGTCCGATTCGCAGCACGATGTGCAGGGCGATACACAGAACGATGCTCGACTCCATCGAATCGGGTTGCCTTCGGCGGCGGCGATCGTTGCCGCGAGCATGATCGGCGCGGGGGTTTATACCACCAGTGGATTCACCATCGCGAGCTTACAGTCACCCGGGTGGGTCATGGTCGCATGGGCGGTCGCCGGGGTGATCGCGATTTGCGGCGCGTTGTGCTACGGGGCGCTGGCGAAAGCATTCACGGACTCTGGTGGCGAGTACTTGTTTCTTTCCAAGACCGTTCATCCGATCGCCGGTTTGATGGCGGGTTGGGTTTCTTTGCTGGCGGGATTCACCGGCCCAATCGCCTACGCTGCAAAAACATTTGAGTCGTATCTCTCCGAAGCACCCTGGGTGGGCAGACTGGGTTTGAACGCGATCGTGCAGCGGCCTGGGATGACCGCCAGCGTGATCGTGCTTTGCGCAGCCGTATTCCATTCGATCGGATTGCGTCGAGGCGCTCGGATCCAGGACTTGGTGGTGCTGATCAAGTTCCTGATGATCGGATTGTTCTTGGTGATCGCTTTTACTGCCATCGGGTCTTGGCAGGGACTCCAAGAAGCCGATGCGGGGGTCCTGGAAACCTCAGCGGCATCGGCGGAGGTGGCCACGACGGACGAAACGGAGAACGATGCGAAAACGTCGACGCTTGCGTTTGTCGTGATGTTCGCCAACTCGCTGATGTGGATCGCATTGAGTTACAGCGGGTTCAATGCCGCCGTTTACGTGGCGGGTGAAGTCGACCGGCCGGAACGCAATGTGCCAAGAGCGTTGCTGTTGGGGACGCTGCTGGTCACCTTGGTCTACTTGTTGCTCAACGCGGTGTTTGTTTATGCGCCGACGCGGGAGTCCATCGCCGGTCAGCCCAACGTGGCCACGATCGCGGCGGCGGCGGTCAGCGAAGCGTTCCCGGAGGACTCACAACTGGGCGGCGGGCGTTTGACGGAGTGGGTTCGTCTATTGATCATGTGCGGCTTGTTCACCTCCGTCAGTGCGTTGGTGATGACTGGGCCTCGGGTCTACGCCAAGATGGCTGCGGATGGGTACCTGCCACGCTGGATGAATTTTCAGGGAAACGTGCCGGTGGTTTCGATTTGGTTTCAGGCTGTGTTGGGAATCCTCGTGATCCAGTTCACGCGTCTGAAAAGCTTGCTCGACTATCTGTCCTTTACCTTGGCGGTCAGTGCGGCGTTGACGGCCAGCGTTGTTTTTGTCTTGCACCGTCGTCCCGACAGTCCCGTCAAAGTGCCCTGGTATCCGCTGCCGCCGATCGTCTTTGTGGGCGGGACACTGCTGTCCGCGACCTTCACCGGGATCGACAAACCGCAATCGGCAATTGTCGCTCTGGCTACCCTGCTGCTGGGAGCGTTGATGTACCCTTGGTACTTAGATCGGCGTTCGACGGCGGACACAAATGGCTAAAATGGCCATGATTTCGCACTTGCTGCGTCCAGGAAACCCTTTGGGGGTAGCCGCGCGGTCACTCATCGACGAACATGGCTTGCAGTTGGAATTGCTGTGGTGCCATTCCGCGGCACAGAATAAACGTTTTGAACGTTTTGGCAGGATGAATTCGACAACTTTCGCAGATCGCGAAGACATACTTTTCTGGGGAAAGAAGAGCTGATGAGATACGCCTTTCGGTTAGCAGAATTATTGGGGCATACACCGGATCGTCGCAAACGACCCGGGACCATCAAATCCATCGTTGAACACACCGGGCTGGACCGCCACCAGGTGGCATCGCTGTTGAAAAATGAAGCGAAGTACATTCCGCTGGACGCACTTTCTCGATTGTGTGACTACTTGATCGATCAAGGTCACGCGACCGCGGAGGAGTTGCCCGGCGCCCTGTTCGCAGTGAACCCGGAGAATTTCTGGGAGTTACTGGCCCGTCGTGGCGAGATCGAGATCGTCGTCGGTGTGCGTCAGGGTGAGTCCAATACGTCACCCGAGGGCGCCACCGTGGTCGCCAGCGACGCGGTGCTCTTCGGCGAACTGCTCAGCGGTGTCTCCACCCTGGGCGGCGCGGCAAAGCACAAACGCGCACTGGATGAAGATGGCGATGCAATGGAGCGACCGGAAGCTCCGATGCCCGATCGCTTGCAGCAAACCTTGGTGTGGAGCCCCGGCCAAGTTTCTCTGGAAGACGCCCAGGCGCGTGCTGCAGAAGTTTTCAACGGGTTTGCCGAAGCGACCGGCGATCGCGGATTGGTTTGCATCGGCAGTGTGAAGAGCAATCCGGTCGTCGAGCTGCTGTTCTCGGACGCCTTTGGTTGCACGCCATTTGTCACCGAAGACGACGTGGACGATGTCTCCGCACGATCCTGTCCATTCTTCTTGCGATACCGGGACACAGACCCTCACCCAGACAGCGCCTCGGCCGGCATGCGGTTGAGCAAGAACGAGGACGCGCCGGAACCGGGATTCTATTTCGAGAAAGACGACGGCACTTGGCAATACGCCGGTGGCGACAACAAGGACACCGCGCTGGTGTTTTATATCTACCGAGAAGCTCTTGGTCGTTTGGACATGGTGCTCAGCGGTTTCTCCGGCCGAGCGACCCGCTTGCTTTCCAAGACGATCGCGATTCGCGGCGAAGAGTTTTGGCCGCCGGTGTATGAGAAAGGTGGCGACATGGTCGGTGCCTATCTGGTCCAGTATGGCAAACCCGACGGTGAACCCAATCGCGACGACTTGATGTACAACACGGGTGCTGCCGCGGAGATCATGCCGCTGCCGACCAAAGCGATTGAACGACGCATGGCAAGACGATAAGGCATGTCAAAAAAGACGAAGAAGAGTTCCAAGGGCAAGTCGGCCGCTGACTCGGCTGACAAGTTCGATTTGTATCAAAAGTCCGTCCAAACGCCGGACCACGAAGTCGGCTTTTTTGAACAAGCCTTTCGCGATGTCTATCGACGAAAACCCTACACGCTCCGCGAAGACTTTTGCGGAACGTTCGCGGTCTGCTGCGAATGGGTCAAGTCCAACGCGAAACGAACGGCGTTGGGAGTTGACCTCTGCGGCGAAACCCTGCAGTGGGGTCGCGATCACAACTTGTCCAAGTTGACCGACGCTCAACAGGCTCGTGTTCGATTGCTGGAGCAGGATGTCCGCAAACACAATCGGCCTCAGGTCGACGTGTTGGCGGCCCAAAACTTTTCGTTCTGGATCTTCAAAACGCGTGCCGAAGTCGTCGACTATTTCAAACATGCCCGGGCCAACTTGAATGCCGAGGGCATCATGGTCATGGACATGATGGGCGGCGGCGAATGCTACACCGAAGAACACGTGGACAAGCGGACGATCAAGAAAGGCAAGAAGGGTTTCAAGTATCACTGGACCCAAGAGTCGTTCAACCCGATCACCGCCGACGCGTGTTTTCATATCTCGTTCAAATTCCCCGACGGCAGCAAGCTCAAACGGGCGTTTGAGTACCACTGGCGATTCTGGACGATCCCAGAAGTCCGTGAGATGCTCGCCGAAGCCGGCTTTAGCGAGAGCAACGTCTACTGGGAGATCGAGGACGAAGACGATCCCGACATCGATGGAACCTGGGAACGCCGAGAAGTGGCCGGCAGTGACCCGAGTTGGATTTGCTACATCGTTGCCGCAAAGTGATCGAGGCCAAGAGTGAGCACGACTGAAACCGGCAAATCGTTTTCGCTCCCTCGCATGGCTCTCTCGGGCGTGACCACGGACTGGCGTACTTCGCTGGCGATCGCCCTGGGCGTCGCCATCGCAACCGCCGTCGTCGTCGGTGCCTTGCTCGTCGGCGATTCGATGCGAGGCAGCTTGCGCGGTCTGACCATCGAGCGTCTGGGACGCATCGAGTCGGTCATCGCACCCGGCGGGTTCTTTGAGGCAGCTCATTTCCAGCCACCCGGAGAAGACCTGACGGGCGAGCGATTACCGGATTCGAGAATCGACTCCGCCATCATCCTGTTCGATCGCGGTGTGCTGGAATCCAGTGGCGACGTGACGGTGCCCGGATCGGTTCGCCGAGCCGGTTCGGTCCAGATCGTCGGATGCGATCACTCGTTCTGGGATTTTGATGTCAGCGGCATCACACCCAAAAAGCTGCCCGCAGACGACGAAGTCATCCTGACGCAGAGAGCGGCAGCCGAGATCGGTGTGGGTGTCGGTGACTTGGTCACGATTCGCTTGCCCTCCGAGCAAGCCGTTCCAGCGGACAGCCCGCTGGGCCGCCGTGATTCCGAAACGGTCGGCCTGCCGCGGATGAAAGTGATTGAAATCCTGCCCGACGAAGGACTCGCGAGGTTTGCGTTATCGCCCAGCCAAGCCGCTCCGATGAACGTCTTTCTCGACCGAGAAATGATCGCGGATTCCTTGGATCGACAAGGCAAGGCCAACGTGTTGTTGAGCTCCGGTGAGCTGGATGCCGGCTCGCTGCCGATCGAATTGCCCGACTTAAGGCTGCAGTTGACTCGTGTGCAATCGAATTTTGCTGATTCAGAGCAATCGAGTCGATCGCCCGTCATCGACTACTATTCATTGACCAGTGACCGATTGCTTCTGCCCGAGGCTGCTGCGGACCAGATCATCGATGAATTGGACGCGACGGAAATCACTCCCGTGATGACCTACCTCGCCAACGCGATCGAACGCGTGGACGACTCGGGCAAGGTCATCGCCTCGGTACCCTACAGCATCATCACCGGGATCGACTCCAGCGAGTCGCTGCCGGTTTCGTACGTGCTGGGTAACGACGATGTGTCACCAGACAGCGCATCAACAGAACGTGCATCCATCATCAGCGACGCGGTTCCTCTGGTGATCAACGACTGGACGGCGCGGCGACTGGGCGCGGACGTCGAAACAATGTTGCGGATCGCGTACTACGAACCCGAAGTCGAGAACGGCAAAGAAATCGAACGATACTTTGACGCTGTTGTCACCGAGGTGGTCCCGATCACCGAGCCCAGCAAACCGTTTCGGCGAAGTCGTCCTGCTGAGTTCGACAAACCGCCGACGGTTTACAACGATTCTGCCCTGACCCCCAGTGTCCCCGGCGTGACCGATCAAGACTCCATCAGCGATTGGGACCTGCCCTTTCAACTCACCCGCGAAATCCCCAAGGAAGACGACGAGTATTGGCAGAACCATCGGCTGACGCCCAAAGCGTTTCTACCGTTGGCCGATGCACGACGAATTTTTGGCAGCCGCTTCGGCGAAACCACTGGCTTGCGAATTTCGACCGATGCGGCCGAGGACATCGAATCATTGGGCATCAAAATTCGCCAAGTCCTGCAACCGGCTCTGGCGGATTTGGGTTGGAGCGTGCGATCGATCCAGCAGCAACAGTTGGCGGCATCACGTGGCACCACGCCGTTTGACGGTTTGTTCCTGTCGCTCAGTTTCTTTGTCATCTTTTCGGCCATCATGCTGATCGCGATGCTGCTACGTCTGGGACTGATCGGCCGTTTGCGTCAGTTCGGCGCGTTGATGGCTGTGGGTTGGACACGCCAACAGGTTGCAAAGCTGGTGCTGACCGAAGGAGCTTGGATCGCAACGTTCGGCGTTCTACTGGGAGTCATCGGTGGAATCGGCTACGCACGCGGTGTGCTGTGGGCATTGCGACATTGGTGGGTCGGCGCGGTCACCGTTCCATTCTTGAATTTTCACTGGACAACGCTGAGTCTATTGATCGGCAGCGTTGCAGGCTGGCTCGTTGCGATGGCAACCATTTGGTTGACGATCCGAAACATCGTGACGGTTCCTGCGACGAAACTGTTGACGGGACGCGACGACTCCGATTCGATCGATCGAGCATACAAACCAGCACCTTGGCTACAGTGGTCGGTAATCATCATGCCGGTGATCGCGTTGGTTGCTGCCATTGGCGGTGCCATAGCTGGAGGGCAAGCAGCCGCGGGCGGGTTCGTCGGCGGCGGAATGCTGCTGTTGGTCACCACACTCATCGCCGTTTTCTTGCATTTGCGCAGCTTCACCGGCGCGGGAGAAACGGGTGAGCCTGCAAAGCCGACGACAAGCCTCACGATGATGGCCACACGCAGCGCATCTCGGTCGCCGCTCCGCAGCACGTTGACGATCGGCTTGATGGCGACCGCGTCATTCCTGATCATCGCCATCTCAGCGTTTCGATTGCAGCCGACCGACCGTGGCACCGGCGGATTTGAGTGGGTGGCCCAGTCGGCCCAGCCGATCTACCGCGATCTGGGTGACAAGAAATTCCAGGCGGAAACGTTTGGTCCTGACAAAGATGAACTCGATGGGACGACCGTGATCAGCATGCGAATGCGACTGGGCCAAGATGCGAGTTGCAATAACCTCTACCAAGCCGCACAGCCGACGGTCCTGGGTGTGCCACCATCAATGCAGCAACTGATCGACAACAACAGCGGGACACGATTCGATTGGGCGGGCGTGGGAGACACAGACAACCCCGACGAAGCGGCGCAAAACAACGCGTGGATGCTGCTGGAGAAACCTGCCGCCGGCACCCAAGCCGATCCGATTCCCGTGGTGATCGATCAGAACACCGCGATGTGGAGTTTTCAGATGTACGGTGGCGTGGGGCAAATCAAATCTTTTGAATACGAGACAGGAAAGCCAACTTTTTTCAAGGTCGTGGGTTTGTTGTCC from Stieleria varia carries:
- a CDS encoding DUF1501 domain-containing protein — encoded protein: MSLNVKISRRSALYVGTTAVFGHQLSAAVSALAANRSGKAKNVILLWLDGGPSTIDMWDLKPDAPDQIRGEFKPIPTSASGVQICEHFPELAKVMDRCLLIRSITHSIPAHGPGTQYLMTGRLPSAALQHPSVGSLVASQLSDDRASLPPYVTFAAPQGAGAGFLGSAWNPFDLDADARELPRGVSLNRSDDASDAERQLKQFQKRLALRKQFDSGFDRLNQDEVVEGLNRFSQQAIDVLSKDSVRGALDLEKENATRRDRFGAGSLGRNSLRACRLIEAGARFVTVTFGGWDTHQGNFTALRQNLLPQLDKTLSVLILDLEERGLLDSTIVHCVGEFGRTPVVNGGGGRDHHSLAMTALLAGGGFPAGSIIGATDQEGYEPIESPCSPTKLTATILHQLGIDGNTQVQTPSGRNVRLIPEAVTPLARIIH
- a CDS encoding APC family permease, which produces MESQASEQAETSDSQHDVQGDTQNDARLHRIGLPSAAAIVAASMIGAGVYTTSGFTIASLQSPGWVMVAWAVAGVIAICGALCYGALAKAFTDSGGEYLFLSKTVHPIAGLMAGWVSLLAGFTGPIAYAAKTFESYLSEAPWVGRLGLNAIVQRPGMTASVIVLCAAVFHSIGLRRGARIQDLVVLIKFLMIGLFLVIAFTAIGSWQGLQEADAGVLETSAASAEVATTDETENDAKTSTLAFVVMFANSLMWIALSYSGFNAAVYVAGEVDRPERNVPRALLLGTLLVTLVYLLLNAVFVYAPTRESIAGQPNVATIAAAAVSEAFPEDSQLGGGRLTEWVRLLIMCGLFTSVSALVMTGPRVYAKMAADGYLPRWMNFQGNVPVVSIWFQAVLGILVIQFTRLKSLLDYLSFTLAVSAALTASVVFVLHRRPDSPVKVPWYPLPPIVFVGGTLLSATFTGIDKPQSAIVALATLLLGALMYPWYLDRRSTADTNG
- a CDS encoding class I SAM-dependent methyltransferase, whose protein sequence is MSKKTKKSSKGKSAADSADKFDLYQKSVQTPDHEVGFFEQAFRDVYRRKPYTLREDFCGTFAVCCEWVKSNAKRTALGVDLCGETLQWGRDHNLSKLTDAQQARVRLLEQDVRKHNRPQVDVLAAQNFSFWIFKTRAEVVDYFKHARANLNAEGIMVMDMMGGGECYTEEHVDKRTIKKGKKGFKYHWTQESFNPITADACFHISFKFPDGSKLKRAFEYHWRFWTIPEVREMLAEAGFSESNVYWEIEDEDDPDIDGTWERREVAGSDPSWICYIVAAK
- a CDS encoding RNA polymerase sigma factor, which translates into the protein MNSGQDECVDENAALSKMISPIKDRMFATVWRILRHPQDAEDALQNALVAVWRRQAQVKMHPAPQALILRICADAAIDLFRRRRMDHVDVNLFEGRLTSDDLLPLENLVRDERLDNVMAAISRLSPHQATAIVMKYIQAEPHAQIAEALDCSIETVREHLSRGRTRLERMLANLGSDPLPRKVTSPNCRENKDE
- a CDS encoding sialate O-acetylesterase — protein: MIHRFCLAAALVLGCATFSQAELKLAAPINDSMVLQRDEDATVWGWATAGSEITVQISDHKATATADDQGRWKVQIDPPPVGGPYQMTIAGDGSQQTIQDILVGEVWLCSGQSNMAMTVSRARDFEKEAAAADLPQIRMFKVDSGHATQPQETCQGNWTICSPQTVGGFSATAYFFGKRLHHELGVPIGLINSSVGGTSVESWTSMPAQSAVEAIKPRLDAWNADDAKYDAETAKANYERAMKAYERKVQQAKQDGAKPPRKPSLASRPRNDRNYPSNLFNGKINPIVGYTIKGAIWYQGENSSGRGFSHLYGVQLQTLINDWRARWGQGNFPFAWVQLPNFRAPQKEPSETNGWTLVQEGMMKTLSLPHTGMAITIDVGEEKDIHPKDKQTVGYRLAQWALADVYGRDLIPMGPVYKSSSIDGNKVVIEFENADGLKSSTDQVTGFAICGEDKKFVWADANIAGDKVIVSSSKIDQPVAVRYAWAANPVISLYNAADLPASPFRTDDWPEEGK
- a CDS encoding helix-turn-helix domain-containing protein, producing MRYAFRLAELLGHTPDRRKRPGTIKSIVEHTGLDRHQVASLLKNEAKYIPLDALSRLCDYLIDQGHATAEELPGALFAVNPENFWELLARRGEIEIVVGVRQGESNTSPEGATVVASDAVLFGELLSGVSTLGGAAKHKRALDEDGDAMERPEAPMPDRLQQTLVWSPGQVSLEDAQARAAEVFNGFAEATGDRGLVCIGSVKSNPVVELLFSDAFGCTPFVTEDDVDDVSARSCPFFLRYRDTDPHPDSASAGMRLSKNEDAPEPGFYFEKDDGTWQYAGGDNKDTALVFYIYREALGRLDMVLSGFSGRATRLLSKTIAIRGEEFWPPVYEKGGDMVGAYLVQYGKPDGEPNRDDLMYNTGAAAEIMPLPTKAIERRMARR